The window CCATTTAGATTAAGCCCGGCAGCAACAGAAAGAAGTGCAAAAGCATATGAATTTCGATCTCGTACTTTTACATAAGCAGAATGTGAGGCAAAGTTATTTTCGGGGATCTCAATTCCCTTAATAAGTTCACCATGTGTTAGGCTGTTGTCTTTCTCCGGATGATTACCTGGAAGAAGATGAAAATCTTTGAAAGGTATAGCACGTTCTGTTTTATTGTTCTGTACGTTTACTGTAGCGTTTAAAGCAGACAAGGCAACGGCCATATCCGAAGGATAAACTGCTACACAATGTTCCGACCAGCCAAAAATAGCATGCATTCTATTGAAACCCTCAAGTGCAGCACATCCACTGCCGGGAACTCTTTTATTACACGGCATCGAAATATCATAAAAATAACTGCATCGCGTTCGCTGCAATAAATTTCCACCATTAGTTGCCATATTCCTTATTTGCGCAGAAGCACCAGCTAAAATTGCTTTGCTCAACATTGGTAAATTTTTACGGATCAACGGGTGGTTTGCCGTTTCGGTGTTCTTGGCCAAAGCACCTAAATAAAATCCGGTTGTTGTAGCGCGAATATCTTTGAGAGAAAGATTTCCGATATCAATAATTTCATTGGGAAGCGCCACATGCTCCTTCATTAAATCAAGCAGATTAGTTCCTCCACCTAAAAAAGCAGCGTCTGCATTTTTTGTGAGCATTGCAACTGCCTGTGCTGGGTTAGTTGCAGAAATAAACTTAAATGGTTTCATAGTTGCGTGTTGTTAATCAGTAAAAAGCCA is drawn from Pedobacter mucosus and contains these coding sequences:
- a CDS encoding FAD binding domain-containing protein; its protein translation is MKPFKFISATNPAQAVAMLTKNADAAFLGGGTNLLDLMKEHVALPNEIIDIGNLSLKDIRATTTGFYLGALAKNTETANHPLIRKNLPMLSKAILAGASAQIRNMATNGGNLLQRTRCSYFYDISMPCNKRVPGSGCAALEGFNRMHAIFGWSEHCVAVYPSDMAVALSALNATVNVQNNKTERAIPFKDFHLLPGNHPEKDNSLTHGELIKGIEIPENNFASHSAYVKVRDRNSYAFALLSVAAGLNLNGNIIKSANIALGGVAHKPWRALQAEEFLKGKAATTANFTKAAETEMAAAKALTYNKFKIEMGKKTLVNALELAFKG